In Methylophaga thalassica, one genomic interval encodes:
- a CDS encoding putative phage tail assembly chaperone encodes MPLTTLTLDDKPFDFDIAVDDANRYINSIDAQDKVAPSYNLLMQTVKPEQKDDLKKVVLIDGKPNGFLCINIAGELNKQFSGAVKVSLGKPSTSQSE; translated from the coding sequence ATGCCTTTAACTACGCTCACACTCGATGACAAGCCGTTTGATTTTGATATCGCCGTGGATGATGCCAACCGTTATATCAACTCAATTGATGCACAAGACAAAGTCGCACCTAGCTACAACTTGCTAATGCAAACCGTGAAACCAGAGCAAAAAGACGATCTGAAAAAAGTCGTGCTGATTGATGGCAAACCGAACGGCTTTTTATGCATCAACATTGCCGGTGAATTGAATAAACAGTTTTCCGGCGCGGTGAAAGTTTCGCTGGGAAAGCCGAGCACATCGCAAAGCGAATAG
- a CDS encoding DUF6890 family protein — MLCLVHHWLPGQPINEDTMGEAIYLEKRYWENMSNAVAAGIQKAL, encoded by the coding sequence GTGTTATGCCTGGTGCATCACTGGTTGCCCGGGCAACCAATTAATGAAGACACCATGGGCGAAGCGATATATCTGGAAAAACGCTATTGGGAAAACATGAGCAACGCTGTCGCAGCAGGCATTCAAAAGGCTTTATAG